The following is a genomic window from Synechococcus sp. JA-2-3B'a(2-13).
TCCGCTTGGCCCCAACCGGCGTAAAGGCTGCTGGCAATGGCCAGCCCACCCGCCCCCACCCCTTCCTTGACATAGCCCCGCTCGTAAGCCTGTAGAGGCAGATAGCGGCTATTGGCAAAGCTCAGTTGGGTGGCCAAAAGGGGAGCAACCCCCAACAACTCTGCCAAGGCCACCGTATTGCCCGAGGGATCCTCTGCCACCCAGCGGGTGGTTCCCACCACCACGTTCTCTGGGGGCCAAGGGATCCCCTGCTCTTCCCCCCAGCGCTGCATCAAGGCCAGCACCGCCAACATTTGGGTTCCCCCCGCCAGCAGCACCGCTCCCCGCTGCGCTGCGCCCATCGCCAACCCGGCCACAAAGGGCTGCATGGGATCCCCCACTGCCGCCACCACCTCAGCAGCAGAAGCTCCCCTTGGCAGACGGGCCAATCCCTGCCGGGCCAAGGCCAGCTTTTGGGCGTGGTTGCAGACCGGGTGGCTGCTGTTTACCATGCCCTCTGCTGCCCACCCCAGTCCCAACAACACCGCCAGCGCCGTGGTGGTGCCCCCTGCCACACACTCCCCAATCACACAGTAGCCTTGCTCCAGCCGGGATCCGCGGTCGTACCCTTCTTGCCAAAGGGATCCCACCTGCTCCAAAGACAGAGCCTGTCCTGTGCTCAAGCAGCGGGCCACTCCCCCAGAGCTCACCATTTCTGCCCCCGGCAAAGGTTCCGGCAAGCCACAATCGAACACTCGGCACGGGATCCCCAACTCCCTCAGGATGGCGCAGCTGATCACCACTGGGGAAGGATAGCCATCCGGAGAGGTGGGCAAGCGGTGAGAATGGCCCGCCAGCAACACTTCCCCATCGGCAAGAGCTGTGTAGCGACGCAAGGAGGGGGTAGCGCCGGCAGCCGAAATGCCCGGAACAAGAGCCGTTTCGGTAAACCCCAAGCAGGCCAGAAACAGAGGTCGGGATCCCTGCACCCGTTCGCACCACCGCCGGGCCACAGCCGGCTGAGTGTAAGCCTTAACGCAAGGAAACGGAAGCATACCGGACACCGAGGCAAACAAGCCAGAGTCTATCCTGAGCCAGAAGGGCGGGATCCCGTACTCGCAGGAGGGGTTGCCTCCTGCTGAGGCAATCGGATTCGGATAGGATGGGTATACCCAATGCAGTTTATTCAGGGCAAACGGAAGGCCATGAGCTTCTTCGACTCTGAGATCGTCCAAGAGGAAGCCAAGCAACTGTTTCAGGATTTCCAAAACCTGATGCAGCTTGGTCAACGGTACGGCCAATTCGACCGGGAAGGCAAAAAAATCTTCATCGAGCAGATGGAGGAGTTGCTGGAGCGCCAGCGCATTTTCATGAAGCGGCTGGAACTCTCCGACGACTTTATGGCTCAAATGACCATCAAACAACTGCAAACTCAGCTTGGGGGGTTTGGGCTCTCCCTGACCCAAATGTTTGACCAGATGCACCAGACCCTAGAGCGCATGAAAGCTGAGGCAGACGCTGAGCGTTGACCCCCAAGAACGACCTACACGAAGGATCATGTCTTCTTCCCGCCAGACCCGCAACCAGAAATTGATTCTGGAGGTGCTAGAGCAGCAGTCGCAGCCCCTTTCGGCGCAAGAGATCTTTCTGGAGTTGCGCAATGCCAACCACACCGTCGGTCTGGCCACGGTTTATCGAGTTTTGGATGCTCTGCGCAATGAGGGCAAGCTGCAAGCGGTCAACTTGGGAGACCAGCAGACCTACTACCAGGTTCTGCCCAGCAATGGCCACAACCGCCACCACCTGATCTGCACCGAATGTCGGCGGGTGGTGCCTTTGCCCGATTGTCCGGTGGAAGATTTGGAGGCACAGCTTTCCAGTCAGTACCAATTCGCGATCGAGTACCATGTGCTTGACTTCTACGGCGTCTGTGCCCAGTGCCGTAGAGGGGTTGGGCCAAGCCCGGACTCACGGCGTTCCTCTTTTCTCAAAGCTAAGCCCAAATGATGAGCTATCTCTGGACGGTGTTGATCGGGCTGGCCGGCGCCCTGATCGGGGTCAAGCTGAGGCTTCCGGCGGGAGCACTGGTGGGCTCCATGGTGGCGGTGGGTTTGGTGAATGTCTGGGGGGCGATCCCAATTCCCGCTCCCCCAGCCGGGATCCGTTTTGCCATGCAGGTGGTGTTGGGCATTCTTTTGGGTACTAAGCTCACTGCCGATACGCTTCTGGCCCTAAAAGATCTGTGGCGACCGGCCCTGCTCTGTACGGTGATTGCGGTGAGCACAGGGGTCTTGTCGGGGTACCTGATCTCCCGTTGGCTGGGGATCGAGCGCTTGACTGCCATCTTGGGCACAGCTCCAGGAGGCATTTCCGACATGAGCCTGATAGCCCTGGACATGGGAGCCCAAACCAGCACAGTGGTGGTCATGCACTTGGCACGCCTGATCAGTGTCGTCGTGGTCGTCCCCTGGGTGGTGCGACTGCTCGTTCAGCCGGGCACGAGTTAGCTAGACCGCCGGGAAGCCCCGCCCTCTGTGCATCAGCATGAGTGCCGGAGTATGTCACGAAAGTCCTCGGAGCAGAGATGGTGGGTGGGTTAGACTAAGGGCGATACAGAACTTAACAACTGAACCGCTGCCTTGGAACTTTCCCCTTCTCCCCTCACCTACCATGCCGACGCTGCCGGATCCCCTTGGAGCGCTACTCTCTGTTCTGCAGATGGCTCTTTGGGGAATGTCTCCTCCGGCCAGGGTGATTGGTGGCCTCTACAACTGCACTGGCAGGGGGAGGCAGATCCGGTGCAACCTGAGCTGGTACAGGTGGATCCCGTGCTGCGCTTGCTGCTTTTGGGGGATGGCTTTACCACCCGTAATCTTGCTGCCTTGATCCAAGAGCCGATTCAGGCTCATCTGCTGGACACGGGCCGGGTTGATTTACAGGCAGAGCAGGGCACTGCCCCCAAGTCCATGCAACAGCTGGCCAGAGATTTGGGGCGGCTGGGATCCCCTTTGATGCGGCGGCGGGTTTGGCTGTGCGGGGCAACCTCTCAACAGCCCTTGCTCTATGCCACCTCTTGGTGGAACTCTGAACATTTGGCCCAATACTTGCCCCATCCCGATCAGCCCATCGGCCAAAATCTGATCCAAGAAAAACTGGAGACCTTTCGCGAGCTGCGCGGCCTTTACCACGGCGAGGCAGACCCGGTTGCCCGGCTGCTGCAGTGTCCCGGTCCCTTCTGGGCTAGGCATTATCTTTTGTTGCACAGGGGCCAGCCTTTGACCGTCATCTACGAGGTGTTTTCTCCACGGCTGGCCGCAAGGGCCCTGTCCCGCTAGCGCGACGGAGACCTCCAACGGCGCACGGCTGCGGTGATGGCGGCTGCCACCTGCGGATCCAATTGGGCGCTGGCGGAGATGCGCTGATAGTCCTCTGGGGTCAGTTGATGGGCGACGATGATCTCGGCAGCAGCAGCCTCAAACTGTTGTTCGATTTGCCGACGTTCCTCGCTGCTGTTGGCCTGTTGGAGGCGATTTTGGGTGCTCTCCAGAAGAGGTTGCACCGCCAGGAGGGTGCGGGCAAAGCGGTCAATCTGCTCAGAAGAAGGTGGAGAGGTGGCTTCAGAAAGACTAGCCGGGGCCGAGGTCATCGTCTCTGAAGAGGTTGCGGGCAGATCCCCATCCCATCCGGAGTCTGGCCTGGGCGAGGGAGAGGGATCCGGGTTGGCAGGAGCCTGGAGGGCCACTCTGCCGGCTGCGTCCAAGTCTTGGGCCGGGTTGAGGGCATTCCAAAGGGCCAAGCCCGCCAAACACAGAGCAGCCCCTATCAGTCCAGCACTCAAGAGGGCGAGCCAACTGACAGAGGTCGCAGTCGGCTCAAGCACCACCTGCACCGGCGCATGAGGAGGCAAGGGTTTGGACATGAGGCTGAGATCGTAAGCCCGACGCTGCTGGCTATCGCTGAGAACTCGGTAGGCGTGTTGTAGCTGGAGGAACTCCCGCTGGGCCAACTGCCGCAACCCTGCGGGGATATCGGCAGGCAACCGATCCGGGTGCAGTTCGCGTGCCCGCTGGCGGTAGGCAGCTTTGATCTCCTCCAGGCTGGCTTGGGGAGAAAGCCCCAGCTGTTGGTAGTAGGTGGGGGAAGCAGGCAGAGTAGGCATGGGAGCAGTTGGTTGCAGAACAGAGGGAGAACCGGCTGCCTTCGAAGGCCAGCCACCTTACCCCAACAGGGATCCCTCCTTTCGGACCAGCATATCCTGCCCGGTTCAGCGAGGCTGCTGGCCCAAGAGCTAAGACACGTAAACCCCTGTTAGAGGCGCGCTCAGGGCTTCTTCCAACTCTGCCAGGCCAAGACGACGCTCCAGAATATCCATCACCTCGCGGCCAAAATCATGGGGGTTGCGATCCCAGGCTTCCAGACACACTTCCCCAAAAAAGGATCCCAGGGGTTCTGGGTTCCAGAGCAGTTTGCGCGCCGTCCAAGGAGTCATGTGCATGGGGTTAAAGCGGTCGTCGATAACACCGATTTTGCGAGCAAAATCTTCTAGATGAGTGTGGGGTTGCAGGCCGATGAAGAAGATGGCCGGCTCAACTTTGTCGCGACCAAAGATGGCTTCCAGCTCGCGATGGTACCGTACTGTTTGCCGAATGGTTTCCGGTCGCTCGTCGATAACATTAAAGGAGTAATTGACCGAAACCAGGTCGTTAAATCCTGCCTGTTTGAGGTAGCGGCAACTCTCCAGTACCGTGCGCAGGTTATAGCCCATGCGCATTTTGCGCACCAGTTCCTGGGATCCGCTGGTGATGCCGATCTCGAAGTAGCTCATGCCAGTTTTCACCATGAGCTCGGCCAGCTTTGGGGTGAGGTTGTCGGCCCGAATATAGGCAGCCCAACGAATATCGGTCATGCCGGCATCAAGGATTTTCTGCAGCAATTCCTCCGCATCCTCAATGTAGCGGTGGGCAGGGATAAACTGGGCGTCAGTAAACCAAAAGTTTCGCACTCCTCGCTCGTACAACTGCATCATTTCTCGGATCACCTCATCCACAGGGTTGAGGCGCACCTGCTTGCCTTCGATGACGGTGTAGATGCAGTAGCAGCAGTTGTGGGGGCAGCCGCGCTTGGTTTGTACCCCAATGTAAAAGTCGCCCCCTTCTAAGTAGTAGTCAATTTCCGGCCAAATGGCGGTGATGTAGGTGTAATCACAGGCGGTTTTTTGCAGAGGTTGAGGCGGCTCGTGGATCAAACCTGGGCGAGGCTGCTCCAGCTTGGCCCGATAGCAACGCTCTGCAGCAAGGCTTTGCCCTTGGATCACTTTTTCCAGCAGGGTTTCCCCCTCCCCTACCGAGATGATGGTGCCTTTGGGCAGATAGCGGCCCAATTGTTCGTAGAAGACGCTGACTGCCCCACCCCCCAACACCGCTTCAGCGTGAGGTTTGTAGCGCCTGGCTCTGCGGATCCCCTGCCAGACCAGCCGGGTGTTGCGCCAAATCTCGCCATAGTAGGCCAGCACCAGCCTGAGGCTATTCAGGGATCCCCGCAATTTTTTCAGGGGGTTGCGGGCGTAGAAAAACTCAAAAGAGTGTTGCAACAGGTTGCCGGCCCGCCCGTTCACCGGCGCATAGACTTGAATATCTCGCCAAGAGAAAACCAGCAAATCCGGCTGAAACTGATCAATTTGCTCCAGCATGCGGCGGCGAAAATCCAAGGGCGGGAAGGTGCCCATATCGAAGATGCGCTGCTCAACTTGGGGGAACAGCTTGTGGACATGATCGGCCAAATAAACCACCCCAATGGGAAAAATGGGGTTGCAGGGCAGCCGCACATAGAGGATTTTTTGAATCTTCAGGTTCGAGGCCATACAACCTGAGAGCTTACTTCACATCTCTTCACTCACTCTAGTCGGTTTTTGAGGGGCGCGGCGGCAGGGATCCGAAAGGGACAAAGATCCGAAAGGGACAAAGATAAGCTAAAGCTGAAGCAACCAGCAGGGGCAGACCTGAGGAGGGGGTATGGCTCCAGAGGGCCCAATTTGGCACAGTCGCTATCGGCCAGAGCGGCGATTGAGCAAGCGCAACGGCAGACACACCTATCTGGCCCAGGATTTGCTCACCTCGGAACAGGTGGTGATCAAGCTGCTGCTCTTTGGGCCAGACTTTGATTGGGCCGACCTGAAGCTGTTCGAGCGGGAAGCCCAGATCCTGCAGACCCTCTCCCATCCAGCCATTCCTGAATACCGCGACCACTTCGAGGTTAGCTTTGAGGGAGGACGGGGCCTAGCCCTGGTGCAAACCTACATCGACGCCCCCTCTTTGCAAGAGTGGATGGAGCAAGGGCGGCGCTTTGCCGAGCCGGAGGTGCGGGATCTGGCGCAAAAGCTGCTGCGCATTCTCGTCTACCTGCACGAACTCCATCCCCCCGTCATTCACCGGGATCTCAAGCCCAGCAACATTCTCTTGGGATCCGACCAGCAGGTGTATCTGGTGGACTTTGGCTCGGTTCAGGCGGCTGCTCCACGGGAGCAGGGATCCTACACCGTGGTGGGGAGCTACGGCTACATGCCCCTGGAGCAATTTGGCGGCAGAACCGTGCCCGCTTCCGACCTCTACAGCCTGGGTGCCACCCTGATTCACCTGCTCACCGGCCAACACCCGGCGGATCTGCCCCAGGAGGGAGCCCGGATTGTGTTCGAGCAAGCGGTGCACCTGAGCTCGCCCTTTCGCGACTGGCTGCGGTGGATGACGGAACCTGTGGTGGCGGATCGTCCTGCTTCCGCCCGGCAGGCCCTGGAGGCGCTGGAGCATTTGGATCGTCGTCCCGCCTTGATTCCCTCAGACGCAGCAGCAGTCCCTACTCGACAGCCAGCAGGCAGCCGGATTCAACTGCACAAGTCCGAACAGACCTTTCAGGTGGTGATCCCGGCCCGGCAAACCGATGTTTTGTTGTTGCTGTCTATCGTCTCCTCCATCACCTTTTCCGCGATCATGTTGGTTGGGCTTGTGCCTTTTCCGGGCAATCTGGTGTTTGGCCTATTCATGCTGCCCTTCTGGACGGTGGGGTTGGTGATGGTGGGCGTGATCCTCTACGGTCTATTCGGCAAAGTCCACCTACGGATCGACACAAAATACATTCGCCTGGTTTACGAGGTGTTTGGCCTGCGCTTTCGCAGAGTTCCCCCCAGTCGGCGATGGGATATTGACCGGCTAGAGCTGATCCCATGCCAAAGCCCACAGTTGAACATCTGGGCGGGCAACCGCAAATACGAGTTGGGAGCGGGGATCCCTTTGCAGGAGCCAGAGCTGGAGTGGTTGGCCTCGGAACTAAGCCGTTGGCTGAAGATCCCAGTTGAACGGCGAAAGGTGTAGTCGTTAGGTTTTTTGCATTTAGTTATGATAAGGACAGTTTTTGGGTAAGGTCTGATGAGTTATCTTGCTGCAGATCACAGCAAATAAAATAGCAAAAAATTATAGCTTTCCTGAAAACAGAATCCAGATCCACATCGGCAAAGAGGCAGGATGCAAACAGTTTATCCAAGGCCTGCTGTAATAGCTCGCTCTGGATCCCCGTGGCGCTACCTCCCAAAAAGATATGGAAAATGATACACCAGAGATTCCATCGCTGGAGTTGCTTGGGAGTTTGGGAAAGACCCTGACTTAGAGCATCTTATCCTTGACTCAACTGTCGTTCGTGCTCACCCCTGGGCAGCCGCAAAAAAAGGGGAGCAAGCTTTGGGGAGGAGTCGAGGTGGATACAGCACTCAGATCCATGTGAGTGTGGATGGTTTGGGGAAGCCGTTAGTGTTTAGAATCACAGCAGGGCAAAGCAGGATATTACCCAAGCAGAGGCATTACCAGAGAGTTGGCAAGAAGAGCATACGAAGGTGATAGGGGATAAGATTCTCAGGAATTCAGGGAGAGGATAGACAAGGGAAGGCCGGGTGCTGATTCCTTCTAAGAGGAATAGGAGGGTGGTGGGAGATTTGACCGGCACGTTTACAGGGAGAGGCATTTAGTCGATAAAAGATTTTTTTGCGATTTAACACGGATTGCTATATTGGTGCTTGTGCTGAGAATTATCTGGCCAAATTGCTGTGGCTAAAGTTTAAGGGTATATGTGGCAAGCGTGGCTTCTGAGTCAGTGGGGGGTGGCACTCTGGCTCAACCTGGCTCTGGTGGTGCTGGGTCTGCTGAGCCCTCAGAAGGCTTTGACGCGAGCAGGGGTCATCCACGCGGGCCTGCTGGGCCTGCTGGTGTGGGGGGGGCTGGGGGGGCGGGGCTACGCGGTGGTAGCTGCCTATTTTTTAGTGGGAACAGCCGTAACCAAACTGGGGATCCGGCGCAAGCAGGCGCAGGGGATCGCCGAAAAGCGAGAGGGGGCACGAGGGCCGGAGAACGTCTGGGGATCCGCTTTAACCGGGGCAGTATGTGCGCTAGGATACGCTTTCTTCCCGCATCCCCTGTGGTGGTTGGGATACAGCGCCAGCTTTGCAGCGAAATTGGCCGATACCGTCAGCAGCGAGGTGGGGAAAGCCTATGGCCGCAAGACCTTTTTGATCACCACCTTCCAGTCCGTGCCGGCGGGCACAGAAGGAGCCGTGAGCCTAGAGGGATCCCTGGCGGGAGTGGCGGCAGCGGCAGGGATGGCCGGGTTGGCCTGGGGGATTGGCGGGGAATGGGTAGGGGGCAGCCCATTCTGGTTGGTCATCTGCTGGCTGGCCGGGATCCTGGCCACCCTGGCGGAAAGCTGGATGGGAGTGGTGTTACAACCCCGTTTGGCCTGGATGAGCAATGAAGTGGTGAACGGCATTCAAACAACCTTGGCCGCTCTCCTGGCCGTGGGGTTGGGAGCGCTTTTGGGGATCGGATCCTGAGAACAGGGTTGCTTCGGGACAGTTGCCCAACTCTGGCCCAGAGCAACTGCGCCGCTAACGCCAACACGGGACAAACTGTTGCCCTGCAATCGGGAAGGCTCCCGTTGGATCCCCTCGCATAAGAAAAAGGAGAGAGACGCTCCAGAAGCTCTCTCCCCCAAGCTGGTCAAAACTCTGAACCTCTCTCAGCGCAGGCCGCTGGGCTTGTAGACCAGGAAGCTGAGCACCTGGCACTGCTTAATGTTGTCGAACCCCACCACGCGAATGAAACAGTTGGGGTAGGCGCTGCGGCAAGCCTGCACTTCGCTGAGCACCTCCTGGGGAGAAGTGGCGCTGAACAGGGGCAGCTTCCACAGCGTCCAATAGCGAACCGTTGGTTCAGACGATTCGTTGAACTCTATGGCCGGGATGTAGCCCTGATCCAAGATGTACTGCACCTGCTTGATGATCTGCAGATCCGTCAGCGGCGGCAGATAGGAGAGGGTTTCGTAGCGGCGCTCTTTTGGTAAGGTTTGCATGATCGGTGTCACTCCGTTTCGAGCCTAGGGTTTTGTGGGGGGGATCCCGCTTCCGGGTGGGTAACGGGTAGGGATCCTGTTGCTGAGGTGATCCGTTCTAGATGATTGCGGCGGTGCTCCATGTTGGCTTGCTGGATGCCGGCTTTGGCCATTTCCGGCAGGTAATCGACCACCTCCGCAGCAATGTGTTCACGAACGGTCATGATGCGATAGGCCAACTCAGGACGCTCAGCCAGCAAAGCCCGCAGGTAGGCTTCCCCATCCTGAAGGTTTTGCCGAGCGGAGAACTGCTGTAGCCAAAGAGCCCTGGGGGGATCTGTTTCGCTCAGTTGAGCCAGCACCGTGCGCATCGCCTGATAAGTCAGGTAGCTGATCAAGGTCTTGGCGGTGTCTTTGGCGATCTGTTTCAGATCCATTGCCGATCCAGGGAGGGAGCCAGTAGGGCAAGAGAACCGTGGGGATCCCCTGCCCCCAGCAGATCTCTAGAGGGTGTCGACGGCCTTGAACTCGAACTTGATTTCCTTCCACAGCTCGCAGGCAGCCGCCAGCTCTGGCGACCACTTGGCTGCTTCCCGGATAATGTCGTTGCCTTCGCGGGCCAGATCTCGACCTTCGTTACGAGCTTGGATACACGCTTCCAAGGCCACCCGGTTGGCGGTTGCGCCCGGCGCGTTGCCCCAGGGGTGTCCCAAGGTTCCGCCGCCAAACTGCAGCACCGAGTCGTCGCCGAAGATCTCCACCAGCGCCGGCATGTGCCAAACGTGGATCCCACCGGAAGCCACTGGCATCACCCCTGGCATGGAAGCCCAATCTTGGGTGAAGAAAATGCCGCGGGAGCGATCGGCCTCTACGTAGTTTTCCCGCATGAGATCCACAAAGCCCATCGTGATGGCGCGGTCGCCTTCCAACTTGCCCACCACCGTCCCAGAGTGCAGGTGGTCGCCACCGGACATGCGCAAACACTTGGCCAACACCCGGAAGTGGATGCCATGGTTTTTCTGCCGGTCGATCACCGCGTGCATGGCCCGGTGAATGTGCAGCAGAATGCCGTTATCCCGGCACCACTTGGCCAAGCTGGTGTTGGCAGTAAAGCCGGCTGTCAAGTAGTCGTGCATGATGATAGGGGCGCCCAACTCCTTGGCAAACTCGGCCCGCTTGAACATCTCTTCGCAGGTGGGCGCCGTCACGTTCAAATAGTGGCCCTTGATCTCGCCGGTTTCCGCTTGGGCCTTGTGGACAGCCTCCATCACGAACAAGTAGCGATCCCGCCAGCGCTGGAAGGGCTGGGAGTTAATGTTTTCGTCATCTTTGGTGAAGTCCAGGCCGCCCCGCAGAGCTTCATACACGGCCCGCCCGTAATTTTTGGCAGAAAGGCCCAGCTTGGGTTTGATGGTGCAGCCCAGCAGCGGACGGCCATACTTATTCAACTTATCCCGCTCCACCTGAATGCCGTGGGGAGGGCCCTGGAA
Proteins encoded in this region:
- the cobT gene encoding nicotinate mononucleotide-dependent phosphoribosyltransferase CobT, producing MLPFPCVKAYTQPAVARRWCERVQGSRPLFLACLGFTETALVPGISAAGATPSLRRYTALADGEVLLAGHSHRLPTSPDGYPSPVVISCAILRELGIPCRVFDCGLPEPLPGAEMVSSGGVARCLSTGQALSLEQVGSLWQEGYDRGSRLEQGYCVIGECVAGGTTTALAVLLGLGWAAEGMVNSSHPVCNHAQKLALARQGLARLPRGASAAEVVAAVGDPMQPFVAGLAMGAAQRGAVLLAGGTQMLAVLALMQRWGEEQGIPWPPENVVVGTTRWVAEDPSGNTVALAELLGVAPLLATQLSFANSRYLPLQAYERGYVKEGVGAGGLAIASSLYAGWGQAELLAAVERSYERLVLQAGSKGAMVNPSRSNC
- a CDS encoding DUF1825 family protein codes for the protein MSFFDSEIVQEEAKQLFQDFQNLMQLGQRYGQFDREGKKIFIEQMEELLERQRIFMKRLELSDDFMAQMTIKQLQTQLGGFGLSLTQMFDQMHQTLERMKAEADAER
- a CDS encoding Fur family transcriptional regulator gives rise to the protein MSSSRQTRNQKLILEVLEQQSQPLSAQEIFLELRNANHTVGLATVYRVLDALRNEGKLQAVNLGDQQTYYQVLPSNGHNRHHLICTECRRVVPLPDCPVEDLEAQLSSQYQFAIEYHVLDFYGVCAQCRRGVGPSPDSRRSSFLKAKPK
- a CDS encoding AbrB family transcriptional regulator — its product is MMSYLWTVLIGLAGALIGVKLRLPAGALVGSMVAVGLVNVWGAIPIPAPPAGIRFAMQVVLGILLGTKLTADTLLALKDLWRPALLCTVIAVSTGVLSGYLISRWLGIERLTAILGTAPGGISDMSLIALDMGAQTSTVVVMHLARLISVVVVVPWVVRLLVQPGTS
- a CDS encoding chorismate pyruvate-lyase family protein, which encodes MELSPSPLTYHADAAGSPWSATLCSADGSLGNVSSGQGDWWPLQLHWQGEADPVQPELVQVDPVLRLLLLGDGFTTRNLAALIQEPIQAHLLDTGRVDLQAEQGTAPKSMQQLARDLGRLGSPLMRRRVWLCGATSQQPLLYATSWWNSEHLAQYLPHPDQPIGQNLIQEKLETFRELRGLYHGEADPVARLLQCPGPFWARHYLLLHRGQPLTVIYEVFSPRLAARALSR
- a CDS encoding DnaJ domain-containing protein, which translates into the protein MPTLPASPTYYQQLGLSPQASLEEIKAAYRQRARELHPDRLPADIPAGLRQLAQREFLQLQHAYRVLSDSQQRRAYDLSLMSKPLPPHAPVQVVLEPTATSVSWLALLSAGLIGAALCLAGLALWNALNPAQDLDAAGRVALQAPANPDPSPSPRPDSGWDGDLPATSSETMTSAPASLSEATSPPSSEQIDRFARTLLAVQPLLESTQNRLQQANSSEERRQIEQQFEAAAAEIIVAHQLTPEDYQRISASAQLDPQVAAAITAAVRRWRSPSR
- a CDS encoding photosystem II high light acclimation radical SAM protein codes for the protein MASNLKIQKILYVRLPCNPIFPIGVVYLADHVHKLFPQVEQRIFDMGTFPPLDFRRRMLEQIDQFQPDLLVFSWRDIQVYAPVNGRAGNLLQHSFEFFYARNPLKKLRGSLNSLRLVLAYYGEIWRNTRLVWQGIRRARRYKPHAEAVLGGGAVSVFYEQLGRYLPKGTIISVGEGETLLEKVIQGQSLAAERCYRAKLEQPRPGLIHEPPQPLQKTACDYTYITAIWPEIDYYLEGGDFYIGVQTKRGCPHNCCYCIYTVIEGKQVRLNPVDEVIREMMQLYERGVRNFWFTDAQFIPAHRYIEDAEELLQKILDAGMTDIRWAAYIRADNLTPKLAELMVKTGMSYFEIGITSGSQELVRKMRMGYNLRTVLESCRYLKQAGFNDLVSVNYSFNVIDERPETIRQTVRYHRELEAIFGRDKVEPAIFFIGLQPHTHLEDFARKIGVIDDRFNPMHMTPWTARKLLWNPEPLGSFFGEVCLEAWDRNPHDFGREVMDILERRLGLAELEEALSAPLTGVYVS
- a CDS encoding serine/threonine protein kinase; its protein translation is MAPEGPIWHSRYRPERRLSKRNGRHTYLAQDLLTSEQVVIKLLLFGPDFDWADLKLFEREAQILQTLSHPAIPEYRDHFEVSFEGGRGLALVQTYIDAPSLQEWMEQGRRFAEPEVRDLAQKLLRILVYLHELHPPVIHRDLKPSNILLGSDQQVYLVDFGSVQAAAPREQGSYTVVGSYGYMPLEQFGGRTVPASDLYSLGATLIHLLTGQHPADLPQEGARIVFEQAVHLSSPFRDWLRWMTEPVVADRPASARQALEALEHLDRRPALIPSDAAAVPTRQPAGSRIQLHKSEQTFQVVIPARQTDVLLLLSIVSSITFSAIMLVGLVPFPGNLVFGLFMLPFWTVGLVMVGVILYGLFGKVHLRIDTKYIRLVYEVFGLRFRRVPPSRRWDIDRLELIPCQSPQLNIWAGNRKYELGAGIPLQEPELEWLASELSRWLKIPVERRKV
- a CDS encoding TIGR00297 family protein, with the protein product MWQAWLLSQWGVALWLNLALVVLGLLSPQKALTRAGVIHAGLLGLLVWGGLGGRGYAVVAAYFLVGTAVTKLGIRRKQAQGIAEKREGARGPENVWGSALTGAVCALGYAFFPHPLWWLGYSASFAAKLADTVSSEVGKAYGRKTFLITTFQSVPAGTEGAVSLEGSLAGVAAAAGMAGLAWGIGGEWVGGSPFWLVICWLAGILATLAESWMGVVLQPRLAWMSNEVVNGIQTTLAALLAVGLGALLGIGS
- a CDS encoding ribulose bisphosphate carboxylase small subunit yields the protein MQTLPKERRYETLSYLPPLTDLQIIKQVQYILDQGYIPAIEFNESSEPTVRYWTLWKLPLFSATSPQEVLSEVQACRSAYPNCFIRVVGFDNIKQCQVLSFLVYKPSGLR
- a CDS encoding RuBisCO chaperone RbcX, producing MDLKQIAKDTAKTLISYLTYQAMRTVLAQLSETDPPRALWLQQFSARQNLQDGEAYLRALLAERPELAYRIMTVREHIAAEVVDYLPEMAKAGIQQANMEHRRNHLERITSATGSLPVTHPEAGSPPQNPRLETE
- a CDS encoding form I ribulose bisphosphate carboxylase large subunit, which gives rise to MAYSATQSKSGYQAGVKDYRLTYYTPDYTPKDTDVLACFRVTPQPGVPPEEAGAAVAAESSTGTWTTVWTDLLTDLDRYKGRCYDIEPVPGEDNQYFCFVAYPLDLFEEGSVTNMLTSIVGNVFGFKALKALRLEDVRIPVAYLKTFQGPPHGIQVERDKLNKYGRPLLGCTIKPKLGLSAKNYGRAVYEALRGGLDFTKDDENINSQPFQRWRDRYLFVMEAVHKAQAETGEIKGHYLNVTAPTCEEMFKRAEFAKELGAPIIMHDYLTAGFTANTSLAKWCRDNGILLHIHRAMHAVIDRQKNHGIHFRVLAKCLRMSGGDHLHSGTVVGKLEGDRAITMGFVDLMRENYVEADRSRGIFFTQDWASMPGVMPVASGGIHVWHMPALVEIFGDDSVLQFGGGTLGHPWGNAPGATANRVALEACIQARNEGRDLAREGNDIIREAAKWSPELAAACELWKEIKFEFKAVDTL